The sequence below is a genomic window from Candidatus Nanopelagicales bacterium.
ATGGTGAGCACTGGTGGGACGGCAGGGTCGATTCGCGCCGCCAATCGCGAACGGATCACCGAAGCCATCCTGCAGGCGGCTCGGGCGCAGTTGGCAGAGCGAGGCGCATCGGCGATTTCGCTGCGGGCAATCGCTCGGCAACTGGGGATGTCGTCCTCGGCGGTATATCGGTATTTTCCGAGCCGTGACGAACTCCTCACGGTGCTCATCATCGATGCGTATGACTCGCTCGGGGCATTTGTGGAGCGCGCCGAGAAGAAGGTTCCGCGTTCGGACATCGCCGGACGCTTCCGGGCGATCTGTCGCGCGGTGCGTAGCTGGGCGCTCGACAACGAACACGAGTACTTCCTGATCTATGGCTCGCCCGTTCCGGGCTACAAGGCGCCAACGGACACAATCGCGCCCGCAACTCGAGTAGCAACGCTGCTGCTGACGCTGCTCGCCGAGGCAGCCGGTGGCTCTGCTGCGACGAGGCTGGAGGACGAGGTCCGGGGCGCCGCAGAGTCACCGAGCAA
It includes:
- a CDS encoding WHG domain-containing protein: MVSTGGTAGSIRAANRERITEAILQAARAQLAERGASAISLRAIARQLGMSSSAVYRYFPSRDELLTVLIIDAYDSLGAFVERAEKKVPRSDIAGRFRAICRAVRSWALDNEHEYFLIYGSPVPGYKAPTDTIAPATRVATLLLTLLAEAAGGSAATRLEDEVRGAAESPSKDVTADSPTALERQLSVTGRPVRDPLPAAVVAAVAPMRARLSAAISDAQVVAALNMFSGLFGTISFELSGQLHNVVKEGKAARSAYFDALIDSWLSQVGLEQ